In a single window of the Synechococcus sp. HK05 genome:
- a CDS encoding glycogen/starch/alpha-glucan phosphorylase, protein MTVATQGCLADQIRRHLFYSQAKSPTLASEHDYYMALSLAVRDRLLQNWVDTAEAYTNAGVRTAAYLSAEYLLGPHLDNNLVNLGMRREAEEACAALGLDLGALIRCEPEPGLGNGGLGRLAACFQESLASLELPAIGYGIRYEFGIFRQSINHQGQQESTDAWLSQGNPWEVIRPEWCYPVQIGSQTVLGIAHDTPITGYGVRTANTLRLWSAMAPEAFDFASFNAGDYTRAVLAKVQSETLSKVLYPNDEFEQGKRLRLSQQIFFVSCSLQDMLRILKKQGLPVSEFHRKFAVQLNDTHPAIAVAELMRLLIDQEGLDWDQAWAITTASLSYTNHTLLPEALETWGVELFEQLLPRQLQIIYEINARFLRMVRLRYPGQPEVLSKVSLIEEGSKRRVRMAHLAVVGCHHTNGVAELHSQLLRDQVLADFARLWPERFTNVTNGVTPRRWLAVANPFLSQLLDDSIGSDWRRDLNQLERLEPLLSDGGFLERWQQMRGQAKQRLAEHIHQELGVLVDHTSLFDVQVKRIHEYKRQHLAALEVVQRYLRLRAGEDLPPRTVIFGGKAAPGYAMAKLIIRLIVGIAEMVNMDPAMGGRLRVVFLPNFSVSLGQLTYPAVDLSEQISTAGKEASGTGNMKMALNGAVTIGTLDGANVEIREKVGDNNFYLFGHTAEQVHELKAKGYHPWPWLEQNGNLREALALIASGHFSEGDRSLFQPLLNNLTQTDPFLVMADAADYSRAQNAVDAGWRNPDDWARASITNTMRCGYFSSDRSIQDYAERIWNLRPLSINTATSG, encoded by the coding sequence ATGACGGTTGCAACCCAGGGGTGTTTGGCGGATCAGATTCGCCGCCATTTGTTTTACAGCCAGGCGAAGTCGCCCACCCTGGCAAGCGAGCACGATTACTACATGGCGTTGTCGCTGGCTGTGCGCGATCGCCTGCTGCAGAACTGGGTGGACACCGCCGAGGCCTACACCAACGCCGGCGTGCGCACAGCGGCGTATCTCTCCGCGGAATACCTGCTGGGGCCCCACCTCGATAACAACCTGGTGAATCTCGGCATGCGCCGAGAGGCGGAGGAGGCCTGCGCGGCCCTGGGCCTCGATTTGGGCGCGTTGATCCGCTGTGAGCCGGAGCCTGGGCTGGGCAATGGCGGCCTCGGACGGCTGGCCGCCTGCTTTCAGGAATCCCTGGCCAGCCTGGAGCTGCCCGCCATTGGCTACGGAATCCGCTACGAGTTCGGGATCTTTCGCCAGAGCATCAACCATCAGGGCCAGCAGGAGAGCACCGATGCCTGGCTGTCGCAAGGCAATCCCTGGGAGGTGATCCGGCCGGAATGGTGTTATCCGGTTCAGATCGGATCGCAGACGGTGCTGGGCATCGCCCACGACACGCCGATCACCGGGTATGGCGTTCGCACGGCCAACACGCTGCGACTGTGGTCGGCCATGGCACCGGAAGCGTTCGACTTTGCCTCCTTCAATGCCGGCGATTACACCCGGGCGGTGCTGGCGAAGGTGCAGAGCGAAACCCTCAGCAAGGTGCTCTACCCCAATGATGAGTTTGAGCAGGGCAAACGCCTGCGGCTGAGCCAGCAGATCTTTTTCGTATCGTGCTCCCTGCAGGACATGCTGCGCATCCTCAAGAAGCAAGGCCTGCCGGTGAGCGAGTTCCATCGCAAGTTCGCGGTGCAGCTCAACGACACCCACCCCGCCATCGCCGTGGCGGAACTGATGCGCCTGTTGATCGATCAGGAAGGGTTGGACTGGGATCAAGCCTGGGCCATCACCACCGCCAGCCTCAGCTACACCAACCACACCCTGCTGCCGGAAGCCCTGGAAACCTGGGGGGTAGAGCTGTTTGAGCAACTGCTGCCGCGTCAGCTGCAGATCATTTACGAGATCAACGCCCGCTTCCTGCGCATGGTGCGGCTGCGCTACCCCGGCCAACCGGAGGTGCTCTCGAAGGTGTCGTTGATTGAAGAAGGCAGCAAACGGCGCGTGCGGATGGCGCACCTTGCCGTGGTGGGCTGCCACCACACCAACGGCGTGGCGGAATTGCACAGCCAACTGCTGCGCGATCAGGTGCTGGCGGATTTCGCCCGGCTGTGGCCCGAGCGCTTCACCAACGTGACCAATGGCGTGACTCCGCGCCGCTGGCTGGCCGTGGCCAATCCCTTCCTCTCCCAGCTGCTCGACGACTCGATCGGCAGCGACTGGCGCCGTGATCTGAATCAGCTGGAACGGCTGGAGCCCCTGCTCAGCGATGGCGGCTTCCTGGAGCGTTGGCAGCAGATGCGCGGCCAGGCCAAACAGCGGTTGGCGGAGCACATCCATCAGGAGCTGGGCGTACTGGTGGATCACACCTCCCTGTTTGATGTGCAGGTGAAGCGGATCCACGAATACAAGCGCCAACATCTGGCGGCGCTCGAGGTGGTGCAGCGCTACCTACGCCTGCGGGCCGGTGAAGATCTGCCGCCGCGCACCGTGATCTTCGGAGGCAAGGCGGCTCCGGGTTATGCGATGGCGAAGTTGATCATCCGCCTGATCGTGGGGATTGCGGAGATGGTGAACATGGATCCGGCCATGGGCGGACGCCTACGGGTGGTGTTCCTGCCCAACTTCAGCGTGAGCCTGGGGCAACTCACCTACCCGGCGGTGGATCTCTCTGAGCAAATCTCCACGGCGGGTAAGGAAGCCTCTGGCACCGGCAACATGAAGATGGCCCTGAACGGTGCCGTGACCATCGGCACGTTGGATGGCGCCAATGTGGAAATCCGCGAGAAGGTTGGCGACAACAACTTCTACCTGTTCGGGCACACGGCCGAACAGGTGCACGAGCTCAAGGCGAAGGGGTATCACCCCTGGCCTTGGCTGGAGCAGAACGGGAATCTGCGGGAGGCCCTGGCGTTGATCGCCTCCGGCCACTTCAGCGAAGGCGACCGGAGCCTGTTCCAGCCTCTGCTGAACAACCTCACGCAAACGGATCCATTTCTGGTGATGGCGGATGCGGCCGATTACAGCCGCGCCCAGAACGCCGTGGATGCGGGTTGGCGCAACCCAGACGACTGGGCCAGGGCCTCGATCACCAACACGATGCGCTGCGGCTACTTCAGCAGCGACCGCTCGATTCAGGACTACGCCGAGCGCATCTGGAATCTGCGGCCGCTCTCGATCAACACCGCCACAAGCGGCTGA
- a CDS encoding phenylpyruvate tautomerase MIF-related protein has translation MPLINLRTSLPEIANATELLQELSSTLAQQTGKPEMYVMTLLETGVSMTFGGGTDPSAYVEIKSIGSLRPPAMSAAFCELISARTGIPADRIYIQFEDVAAGSWGWDGRTFG, from the coding sequence GTGCCCCTGATCAATCTGCGCACCTCGCTCCCGGAGATTGCCAACGCCACGGAGCTGCTGCAGGAGCTCTCCTCCACCCTGGCGCAGCAGACCGGTAAGCCGGAGATGTATGTGATGACGCTCCTCGAAACCGGCGTGTCGATGACCTTTGGCGGTGGCACCGACCCCAGCGCCTATGTAGAGATCAAGTCGATCGGATCATTGCGTCCGCCGGCGATGAGTGCCGCCTTCTGTGAGCTGATCAGTGCCCGCACCGGCATCCCAGCCGATCGCATCTATATCCAATTCGAGGATGTGGCCGCCGGCAGCTGGGGCTGGGACGGCCGCACCTTCGGCTGA
- a CDS encoding protein adenylyltransferase SelO family protein has protein sequence MAASISSFAEFAERADYSLLEALNADPDATNDGNDHQPRQVRSGHYVPVTPTPLPEAEYVAHSQVLFDELGLSDALAHDACFRRLFSGDSTVATGPMRPFGWATGYALSIYGTEYTQQCPFGTGNGYGDGRAISIFEGLFEGRRWEMQLKGGGPTPYCRGADGRAVLRSSVREFLAQELMHALGVPTSRSLTLYMSRAEGVRRPWYSEGSRSFDPDVMVNNPAAITTRVAPSFLRVGQLELFARRARSNAHAGALRELQMITAHLIERNYRVQINAALPFNAQVLELARLFRGRLTALVANWMRVGYCQGNFNSDNCAAGGTTLDYGPFGFCELFDPRFQPWTGGGEHFCFFNQPAAAEVNYGMFVKSLRPLLDGDNAALEELDAIQAGFAEAMAEALETMWTAKLGLPSYHPELIQELLQLLVGSRADYTIFFRRLSAIPESVEALKPSFYVPSEEDVDQRWMGWLQRWRAQIGNPEETSTAMQRVNPAITWREWLIAPAYEQAATGDFSLIRELQTLFGDPYSTPAAELAARYDQLKPREFFNAGGVSHYSCSS, from the coding sequence ATGGCAGCCAGTATCAGCAGCTTCGCTGAATTCGCCGAGCGGGCCGATTATTCGCTGCTGGAGGCTCTCAACGCTGATCCGGATGCCACAAACGATGGCAACGACCATCAGCCGCGGCAGGTGAGATCCGGGCATTACGTGCCGGTCACGCCCACGCCGCTGCCTGAAGCGGAGTACGTGGCCCACAGCCAAGTGCTCTTCGATGAGCTTGGGCTCAGCGATGCGCTCGCCCACGATGCCTGCTTCCGCAGGCTGTTTTCAGGCGACAGCACGGTGGCAACGGGGCCGATGCGCCCCTTCGGCTGGGCGACGGGCTACGCCCTCTCGATCTACGGCACCGAATACACCCAGCAGTGCCCCTTCGGCACCGGCAATGGCTACGGCGATGGACGCGCCATCTCGATTTTCGAAGGGCTGTTTGAAGGCAGGCGCTGGGAGATGCAGCTCAAAGGCGGTGGGCCCACGCCCTACTGCCGCGGCGCCGATGGCCGAGCCGTGCTGCGCTCGAGCGTGCGCGAGTTTCTGGCGCAGGAATTGATGCACGCGCTTGGGGTGCCCACCTCCCGCTCACTCACGCTCTACATGTCGCGCGCCGAAGGGGTGCGGCGGCCCTGGTACAGCGAGGGATCGCGCTCGTTTGATCCCGACGTGATGGTGAACAACCCAGCGGCGATCACCACGCGGGTGGCGCCGTCGTTTCTGCGGGTGGGGCAGCTGGAGTTGTTTGCCCGGCGGGCGCGCAGCAACGCCCATGCCGGCGCCCTGCGCGAGCTGCAGATGATCACGGCGCATCTGATTGAGCGCAATTACAGGGTTCAGATCAATGCGGCCCTGCCCTTCAACGCGCAGGTGCTGGAGCTGGCGCGCCTGTTCCGCGGGCGGCTCACCGCTTTGGTGGCGAACTGGATGCGCGTGGGCTACTGCCAGGGCAACTTCAACAGCGACAACTGCGCCGCCGGCGGCACCACGCTCGACTACGGCCCCTTCGGCTTCTGCGAACTGTTCGATCCGCGCTTCCAGCCGTGGACCGGCGGCGGCGAGCACTTCTGCTTCTTCAACCAGCCGGCGGCGGCTGAAGTGAATTACGGCATGTTCGTGAAATCACTGCGGCCGTTGCTGGACGGCGACAACGCAGCCCTGGAAGAGCTGGATGCCATCCAGGCCGGCTTTGCCGAGGCAATGGCTGAGGCGCTGGAGACGATGTGGACCGCCAAGCTCGGCCTCCCCAGCTACCACCCCGAGCTGATCCAGGAGCTGCTGCAGCTGCTGGTGGGTTCGCGGGCCGACTACACCATCTTTTTCCGCCGGCTCTCAGCGATCCCCGAGAGCGTGGAAGCGCTCAAGCCGAGCTTTTATGTGCCAAGCGAAGAGGATGTCGATCAGCGCTGGATGGGCTGGCTGCAGCGCTGGCGCGCGCAGATCGGCAACCCGGAGGAGACATCCACCGCCATGCAGCGCGTAAACCCCGCGATCACCTGGCGTGAATGGCTGATCGCCCCGGCCTATGAGCAAGCTGCCACGGGCGACTTCAGCCTGATCCGCGAGCTGCAAACCCTGTTCGGCGATCCCTACTCCACCCCAGCGGCGGAGCTAGCGGCGCGCTACGACCAGCTCAAGCCACGGGAGTTCTTCAACGCCGGCGGGGTGTCGCACTACAGCTGCTCGTCGTGA
- a CDS encoding SDR family NAD(P)-dependent oxidoreductase — translation MADARRSVLITGASSGIGLATAHRLIDQGWRVMAAARRVEAMEPLRSRGAEIFTLDLVDPSSREALAHAINDRVGALDALVNNAGYGDVGPVETMELDRARAMFEVNVFGLVGLTQLLLPAMRERRRGCIVNLSSIAGRFVTPGAGWYGASKHAVEAISDALRLELHQFGVHVVLVEPGLIRTGFEGVTADAMQREGLHPVWGSMMRRVAAGWAEGFRKGSEPEVVARTIATALEARDPNPRYRCGSESEAVLVQRFMPTRLWDSLVRSRMLG, via the coding sequence ATGGCTGACGCCCGCCGCAGTGTGTTGATCACCGGTGCCTCCAGCGGCATCGGCTTGGCCACGGCACATCGCCTGATCGATCAGGGCTGGCGGGTGATGGCGGCAGCGCGCCGGGTTGAGGCGATGGAACCGCTGCGCAGCCGCGGCGCTGAGATCTTCACCCTCGATTTGGTCGACCCGAGCTCCCGCGAGGCGCTCGCGCACGCCATCAACGATCGCGTTGGCGCGCTCGATGCGCTGGTGAACAACGCCGGCTATGGCGATGTGGGCCCGGTGGAAACCATGGAGCTCGATCGGGCCCGGGCGATGTTTGAGGTGAATGTGTTCGGCCTGGTCGGTCTCACCCAGCTGCTGCTGCCGGCGATGCGCGAGCGGCGCCGCGGCTGCATCGTGAACCTCTCCTCCATCGCCGGCCGCTTCGTGACGCCCGGAGCCGGTTGGTATGGCGCGAGCAAACATGCCGTGGAGGCGATCAGTGATGCCCTGCGCCTGGAGCTGCACCAGTTCGGCGTTCACGTGGTGCTGGTAGAGCCCGGCTTGATCCGCACGGGGTTTGAGGGCGTTACCGCGGATGCCATGCAGCGCGAAGGGCTTCACCCTGTTTGGGGTTCGATGATGCGCCGGGTTGCTGCGGGCTGGGCTGAGGGGTTCCGCAAGGGCTCAGAGCCTGAGGTGGTGGCTCGCACCATTGCAACGGCCCTGGAGGCTCGCGATCCCAATCCCCGCTACCGCTGCGGCAGCGAATCGGAGGCGGTGCTGGTGCAGCGCTTCATGCCCACGCGCTTGTGGGATTCCCTGGTGCGCTCGCGCATGCTCGGCTGA
- a CDS encoding CopD family protein, protein MSIFPVLVIVHALAATVWTGGHLVLDLRVLPRALKEQNAQRIRDFEELFEPLGLTALAIQVITGLWMGWIYLPDYQGLFDPSNPIGILIGTKLVLLAATAALAVHARLRLIPQLSDSNLSGLAWHIRGITALAIAFVVVGGLIRVGGVS, encoded by the coding sequence ATGTCGATCTTTCCCGTTCTGGTGATCGTGCATGCCCTGGCGGCCACGGTGTGGACCGGCGGGCACCTGGTGCTGGATCTGCGGGTGTTGCCCAGAGCACTCAAGGAGCAGAACGCCCAGCGCATCCGCGACTTCGAAGAGCTGTTTGAACCCCTCGGCCTCACGGCCTTGGCGATCCAGGTGATCACGGGCCTGTGGATGGGCTGGATCTACCTTCCCGACTATCAGGGCTTGTTCGATCCCAGCAACCCGATCGGGATCTTGATTGGCACCAAGCTCGTGTTGCTAGCTGCTACCGCGGCCCTTGCGGTGCATGCGCGCCTGCGCCTGATCCCGCAGCTCAGCGACAGCAACCTCAGCGGGCTGGCCTGGCATATCCGCGGCATCACGGCCTTGGCGATCGCGTTTGTGGTGGTGGGCGGCCTGATTCGCGTGGGTGGAGTGAGCTGA
- a CDS encoding HD domain-containing protein, which translates to MSASAPVISARYGEALLWAEELHRDQCRKGKAVPYISHLISVSALVWEDGGTEEQAIAALLHDAIEDAGQSHASIAERFGEAVADIVRDCTDTSDNAPPGEKEPWLLRKTRTIASLKHKPEVSLLVTAADKAHNAGDMVLDARRDPTMWSKFNAGLEGSAWYLLRIHQQLKRQLPQSRSVERMGEAVSEILAMESFQRLVPEGFAPAVWAAGYADRIRTQE; encoded by the coding sequence GTGAGCGCCTCAGCACCGGTGATCAGCGCCCGCTACGGAGAAGCCCTGCTGTGGGCCGAGGAGCTCCACCGCGACCAATGCCGTAAGGGCAAAGCCGTTCCCTACATCTCCCACCTGATCAGCGTCAGCGCCCTGGTGTGGGAAGACGGCGGCACAGAAGAGCAAGCCATCGCCGCTCTGCTGCACGACGCCATTGAGGACGCCGGCCAGAGCCATGCCTCCATCGCTGAACGCTTTGGAGAAGCCGTGGCCGACATCGTGCGCGATTGCACCGACACCAGCGATAACGCACCACCGGGCGAAAAGGAGCCTTGGCTACTGCGCAAAACCCGCACCATCGCCTCCCTCAAGCACAAGCCTGAGGTCTCACTGTTGGTGACAGCCGCCGATAAAGCCCACAACGCCGGCGACATGGTGCTCGATGCGAGACGTGATCCGACGATGTGGAGCAAGTTCAACGCTGGGCTGGAGGGATCGGCCTGGTATCTGCTGCGAATCCACCAGCAGCTGAAACGCCAGCTGCCTCAGAGCCGCTCGGTGGAACGGATGGGAGAAGCCGTGAGTGAAATCCTCGCGATGGAGAGCTTTCAGCGCCTCGTGCCAGAGGGGTTCGCACCGGCTGTATGGGCAGCGGGATATGCGGATCGCATCAGGACGCAGGAGTAA
- a CDS encoding thermonuclease family protein yields the protein MPLAAVALLAQTSTAIVISIGDGDSLRVREGSRILNVRLACIDAPETSQAPHGASARAQLQALAPVGTAVELRIKASDRYGRSVAELSRNGRNLNQALVASGAAFVYWQYIQGCDRQTYSRLEKEARLKRMGIWGVSSGLTRPWDFRSNQKKPGASSSAPSRRRGVKGSARWSLSSQLRRQSWNHPNSGCA from the coding sequence TTGCCGCTGGCAGCCGTTGCCCTACTGGCCCAAACCAGCACGGCCATCGTGATCTCCATCGGCGACGGCGACAGTCTGCGCGTGCGAGAAGGCAGCCGAATCCTCAACGTGCGCCTGGCCTGCATCGATGCGCCAGAGACCAGTCAGGCACCCCATGGCGCCAGCGCCCGAGCCCAGTTACAAGCTCTGGCTCCAGTGGGAACAGCGGTTGAGCTGCGTATCAAGGCCAGCGATCGCTATGGGCGCTCCGTGGCGGAGCTGAGCCGCAACGGCCGGAACCTCAACCAGGCCCTGGTGGCATCCGGTGCAGCGTTTGTCTATTGGCAGTACATCCAGGGCTGCGACCGGCAGACCTACAGCCGCCTGGAGAAGGAGGCGCGGCTCAAACGCATGGGCATCTGGGGAGTGAGCAGTGGATTGACACGCCCTTGGGACTTCCGCTCAAACCAAAAAAAGCCGGGCGCAAGCAGCTCTGCACCATCACGCCGGCGGGGGGTCAAAGGATCGGCGCGGTGGTCCCTTTCTTCCCAGCTCAGGCGTCAGAGCTGGAATCACCCCAATTCGGGCTGTGCTTGA
- a CDS encoding PAP/fibrillin family protein has translation MSEAPEQQRLELLQLLQQEPRGSANRHGDRIRALIDALEQAQPADLSRPEALQQLEGVWELRWSSSSQPYLAVAPWLENLQCLSPSQGRGMNLLRLGGPLAAVAGIAVEASIAVVQAEQSPSQRVEVRFRRGGWLGPALGSNRLQWLRSVNQSFPAWLDITVLDANLRVCRGNAGTVFALTRRQDLNLADLLLTPQN, from the coding sequence ATGAGCGAGGCCCCTGAGCAACAACGCCTGGAACTGCTGCAGCTGCTGCAACAAGAACCCCGCGGTAGTGCCAATCGCCATGGGGATCGCATCCGGGCTCTGATCGACGCTCTTGAGCAGGCGCAACCGGCCGATCTCTCCAGGCCGGAAGCACTGCAGCAGCTGGAAGGAGTATGGGAACTGCGCTGGAGCAGCAGCAGCCAGCCCTATCTGGCGGTGGCACCCTGGCTCGAAAACCTGCAGTGCCTCTCGCCATCGCAGGGGCGCGGGATGAACCTGTTGCGGCTGGGGGGCCCGCTCGCAGCCGTGGCCGGCATCGCCGTGGAGGCCTCCATCGCGGTGGTGCAGGCGGAGCAGTCACCGAGCCAGCGGGTGGAGGTGCGCTTTCGCCGCGGGGGCTGGCTCGGGCCAGCCCTTGGCTCCAACCGATTGCAATGGCTGCGCAGCGTGAACCAGAGCTTCCCTGCCTGGCTCGACATCACCGTGCTCGACGCAAACCTGCGCGTCTGCCGCGGCAATGCCGGCACCGTGTTTGCACTCACACGCCGCCAGGATCTCAACCTGGCGGATCTGCTGCTGACGCCCCAGAACTGA
- a CDS encoding L,D-transpeptidase yields the protein MRRLSSLGLVGLALVVSSCTSSKPEKPGPKPLSGPVRIELDLKDPSKSFGVLPLGNDRTIFKVGYGRLGVTCAGSRFEEGYTPLGTFKVNAILSNNRFEMDPALIKQSGKSEAELKASLFKSMNAIDFSGDGEVGEYGIGYVSLAPVNSVKQPFKFNTYDGKFRWYSFAIHGSNNDQRIGQKVTGGCVNVAEPVLNSLLSSVKLGDEVVVSANGPCTP from the coding sequence ATGCGCCGACTCTCGTCTTTAGGCCTGGTGGGTCTGGCCTTGGTGGTGAGCAGCTGCACCTCGAGCAAGCCCGAGAAGCCAGGGCCCAAGCCCCTATCTGGGCCGGTCCGGATCGAGCTCGATCTGAAGGACCCCTCCAAAAGTTTTGGCGTGTTGCCCTTGGGCAACGACCGCACCATCTTCAAGGTGGGGTACGGACGGCTTGGCGTGACCTGCGCCGGTAGCCGCTTTGAAGAGGGCTACACGCCCCTGGGCACGTTCAAGGTGAATGCGATTCTCAGCAACAATCGCTTTGAAATGGATCCGGCGCTGATCAAGCAATCCGGCAAGAGCGAAGCGGAGCTGAAGGCATCACTGTTCAAGAGCATGAACGCGATCGACTTCAGCGGTGATGGCGAAGTGGGTGAATACGGCATCGGCTATGTGAGCCTTGCGCCGGTGAACAGCGTGAAGCAGCCGTTCAAGTTCAACACTTACGACGGCAAGTTCCGCTGGTACAGCTTCGCCATCCACGGCAGCAACAATGATCAGCGCATTGGCCAGAAGGTGACGGGCGGCTGCGTGAATGTGGCCGAGCCTGTGCTCAATAGCTTGCTCAGCTCGGTGAAGCTGGGCGATGAGGTGGTGGTCAGCGCCAATGGGCCCTGCACGCCCTGA
- a CDS encoding cytochrome P450, whose translation MPFGGGERVCLGKALAELEIRLMAVGLLQQVALQLVPDQDLSLALIPSPSPRDGLLVTAS comes from the coding sequence TTGCCCTTCGGCGGCGGTGAACGGGTGTGCCTAGGTAAAGCCCTGGCGGAACTGGAGATCCGTTTGATGGCGGTGGGCTTGCTGCAGCAGGTTGCGCTGCAGCTGGTTCCGGATCAAGACCTCAGCCTGGCGCTGATCCCCAGCCCGAGCCCGCGGGATGGCTTGTTGGTGACAGCGTCGTAG
- a CDS encoding superoxide dismutase, translating into MKRALINGLAALVILLGLALPAWAEFTLPPLPYAPDALEPAIDATTMTIHHDRHHGAYVANLNGQIKANPQLAKLSLDALQGQISRFPVAVRNNGGGHWNHSQFWAVMAPPGEGGEPSAELLAAIEASFGSLQAMQTQFSQAAASRFGSGWAWLIRTPEGGLAITSTANQDNPLMDLAEIERGTPLIGLDVWEHAYYLNYQNRRPDYITAWWDLVNWNEVNRRFSATAA; encoded by the coding sequence ATGAAGCGCGCGCTGATCAACGGCCTGGCGGCATTGGTGATCCTGCTGGGCTTGGCGCTGCCTGCCTGGGCTGAATTCACGCTGCCGCCCTTGCCTTACGCCCCGGATGCACTGGAGCCGGCGATCGATGCCACCACGATGACGATCCACCACGACCGCCATCACGGCGCCTACGTGGCCAACCTCAATGGCCAGATCAAGGCCAACCCGCAGCTTGCCAAGCTGAGCCTGGATGCCCTCCAGGGCCAGATCTCTCGCTTCCCCGTGGCGGTGCGCAACAACGGCGGCGGGCACTGGAACCACAGCCAGTTCTGGGCGGTGATGGCGCCTCCGGGTGAAGGCGGTGAGCCCTCCGCTGAGCTGCTCGCAGCGATTGAGGCCAGTTTTGGCTCGCTCCAGGCCATGCAAACGCAGTTCAGCCAGGCGGCAGCCAGCCGCTTCGGCTCGGGCTGGGCTTGGTTGATCCGCACGCCGGAGGGTGGCCTGGCGATCACCAGCACCGCCAACCAGGACAACCCGCTGATGGACCTGGCGGAGATCGAGCGCGGCACGCCTCTGATCGGCCTGGATGTGTGGGAGCACGCCTACTACCTCAACTACCAGAACCGCCGGCCCGACTACATCACGGCGTGGTGGGATCTGGTGAACTGGAACGAGGTGAACCGCCGCTTCAGCGCGACCGCAGCATGA
- a CDS encoding glycosyl hydrolase family 57: MAQAAPPHPATSLREVHACFCCALHMHQPTIPAGAGGELISHLQYMLEHPGEGDNHNAEPFAQCYRRMADLIPQLISEGCNPRIMLDYSGTLLWGFEQMNRRDILDALRFLACDATMQTHVEWLGSFWGHAVASSTPVADVALQIQAWQHHFAALFGDAALQRVRGFSLPEMHLPNDPDVLYALVMALKQAGYRWLLVQEHSVEHPDGSGLSHADCLVPHQLVAINRSGERAEITALIKTQGSDTKLVGQMQPFYEALGLNPVPLGGTTIPPVVAQIADGENGGVMMNEFPPAFIQSYQRLRDTADSRTTAINGSEYLDALAASGVTETDFSPIQAAGQHAFWAQTAAESSNAVVLDGSSWTNDISWVEGYTNVLEPMQELSARFHQRFDTAVANDPSVTCSPAYQNALLHLLLLETSCFRYWGQGTWTEYAKELYASGLALIEQPYAQPA; the protein is encoded by the coding sequence ATGGCGCAGGCAGCGCCGCCCCACCCAGCGACAAGCCTCCGCGAGGTGCACGCCTGCTTCTGCTGCGCGCTGCACATGCACCAGCCCACCATTCCCGCTGGTGCCGGGGGTGAACTGATCAGCCATCTCCAGTACATGCTGGAGCACCCCGGAGAAGGCGATAACCACAACGCCGAACCCTTTGCCCAGTGCTACCGCCGCATGGCGGATTTGATCCCGCAACTAATCAGCGAAGGCTGCAACCCGCGGATCATGCTCGATTACTCCGGCACCCTGCTCTGGGGCTTCGAGCAGATGAATCGGCGCGACATCCTCGATGCGCTGCGCTTTCTTGCCTGCGACGCCACGATGCAAACCCATGTGGAGTGGCTCGGCAGCTTCTGGGGCCACGCCGTGGCCAGCTCCACGCCGGTGGCGGATGTCGCGCTGCAGATCCAGGCCTGGCAGCATCACTTTGCCGCTCTCTTTGGTGATGCGGCCCTGCAACGGGTTCGTGGTTTCTCCCTACCGGAGATGCACCTGCCCAACGATCCCGATGTGCTCTACGCCTTGGTGATGGCCCTGAAGCAGGCGGGTTACCGCTGGCTGCTGGTGCAGGAACACAGCGTGGAGCACCCCGATGGATCCGGGCTGAGCCACGCAGACTGCCTGGTGCCCCATCAGCTCGTGGCCATCAATCGCAGTGGGGAGCGCGCCGAGATCACGGCACTGATCAAAACCCAGGGCTCCGATACCAAGCTGGTGGGGCAGATGCAGCCTTTCTATGAAGCGCTGGGGTTGAATCCCGTTCCGCTTGGAGGCACCACGATTCCACCCGTGGTCGCCCAGATCGCCGATGGTGAAAACGGCGGCGTGATGATGAACGAATTCCCGCCAGCCTTCATCCAGAGCTATCAGCGCCTGCGCGACACAGCCGATTCCCGCACCACCGCCATCAACGGCAGTGAATACCTCGATGCACTCGCTGCCAGCGGTGTAACGGAGACGGATTTCAGCCCGATTCAGGCCGCTGGCCAACACGCCTTCTGGGCCCAGACCGCGGCGGAATCAAGCAACGCTGTAGTCCTTGATGGGTCGTCCTGGACCAACGACATCAGTTGGGTGGAGGGCTACACCAACGTGCTGGAGCCGATGCAAGAGCTGAGCGCCCGGTTTCACCAACGCTTTGATACCGCGGTCGCCAACGACCCCAGCGTGACCTGCAGCCCCGCCTATCAGAACGCGCTCTTGCATCTGCTGTTGCTGGAAACCAGCTGCTTCCGCTACTGGGGCCAGGGCACCTGGACCGAGTACGCCAAGGAGCTCTACGCCAGTGGACTGGCACTGATCGAACAGCCGTACGCACAACCGGCCTGA